Proteins from one Candidatus Scalindua japonica genomic window:
- a CDS encoding peptidylprolyl isomerase produces the protein MKILKLSLAFFVVQLFYLYQINAENLNAVRVIVNGEIITEFDINKRAYEAFSIAGQTYSKSELESKKTEIVQNAIDELIDRKILVQEAKKLLAEKPELSEKVEKNVDSFVKGAVDQVGSLYKFYELANKQGINPLQKRAELKNDLLIEEIMRENVYSKIIVTPKKIKNYYRDHVDEFSMKGSMSFRHILLKFSSYNSKEEGKTAADNLLNRLKSGEDFETLAKKHSRGPHADRGGLWSLDEASGFRKDLVAAISHLKEGEISPVIKSSLGYHIFKIEEVIAAQTLSFTKVQDEIRNTLFREEFIKKKKAYLKKLRKRVVIQRY, from the coding sequence TTGAAGATTCTGAAATTAAGTCTGGCATTTTTTGTTGTACAACTATTTTATCTGTATCAAATAAACGCTGAAAATTTAAACGCTGTACGTGTCATAGTAAATGGCGAGATAATAACAGAATTTGATATCAATAAACGAGCTTATGAAGCATTCAGTATTGCCGGACAAACATACTCGAAGTCAGAACTGGAGTCGAAGAAAACTGAGATAGTCCAGAATGCTATTGATGAATTAATTGACAGGAAAATACTTGTACAGGAAGCGAAGAAGCTTCTGGCCGAAAAACCTGAACTTTCAGAGAAGGTTGAAAAAAACGTTGATTCATTTGTCAAAGGCGCTGTTGACCAGGTAGGTTCTCTCTACAAATTTTATGAACTTGCTAATAAACAGGGAATTAACCCTCTCCAGAAAAGAGCAGAACTAAAGAACGATCTATTAATAGAAGAAATCATGCGTGAGAATGTTTATAGTAAAATAATTGTTACGCCAAAGAAAATTAAAAACTATTACCGGGACCATGTTGATGAATTTTCAATGAAAGGCAGTATGAGTTTCAGGCATATATTACTGAAATTTTCCAGCTATAATTCTAAAGAAGAGGGAAAAACTGCTGCTGACAATCTATTAAACAGATTGAAGAGTGGTGAGGATTTTGAGACTCTGGCAAAAAAACATTCACGCGGACCGCATGCAGACAGAGGTGGCTTGTGGAGTCTTGATGAGGCAAGCGGCTTCAGAAAAGATCTGGTTGCCGCCATTTCTCATTTAAAAGAAGGTGAAATAAGCCCGGTAATAAAATCCTCGTTAGGTTACCACATCTTTAAGATAGAAGAGGTTATTGCGGCTCAAACATTGTCCTTCACGAAGGTACAGGATGAAATCCGCAATACACTTTTTCGAGAAGAATTTATTAAGAAGAAAAAAGCGTATTTAAAGAAATTGAGAAAAAGAGTGGTAATACAAAGATATTAG